A single window of Paenibacillus sp. SYP-B4298 DNA harbors:
- a CDS encoding ABC transporter ATP-binding protein, whose product MTLWNAFLWLWSYMKAHLGWMVIGIVSAMAAALIEIWIGSFIQDLTTHAQNGAGQLVMPIVFTVFAVILIGVPAKYFMAFGVERSSAMAVRDIRNHLMNHIGRLPVHYIEKQHSGDVLSRSSNDLQVIQQFMSRDLAQWFYHPLLFIGCFTYLIWIQWQLVLFSLLLLPISLLVSHWVGKQMQRLTEEAQQHMGQMNAITQDTLGGMPIVKSYLLSGMLLRSYKSLLQLTLLKKLAVRKREAWVDPLLFSLMLSPIIFAVIYGSYLISIGKFGAGELIAFLYLLNLCLEPLDHIPTLITNTFQMTGALKRVAEMLRQPAENLEGHSIARTGDAPVVFDNVTFAYDNKAPVLRNLSFTVTEGKTIALVGASGGGKSTVFKLLCGFYPLPADQGTIRIFGQPIQDSNPNELRACFSVVTQDAYLFSGTIADNIAYGRENATMDEVIEAAKQANAHSFIMELPGGYQADVGERGGLLSGGQRQRITIARAFLKDAPILLLDEPTSALDTASELYVQEALNVLMKDRTTIVIAHRLSTIEKADEILVLEQGEIAEAGHHEELLTLNGLYARSYHQEFATAAVKSRKVAFS is encoded by the coding sequence ATGACCCTGTGGAACGCATTCCTTTGGTTATGGAGTTATATGAAGGCTCATCTCGGATGGATGGTCATCGGGATTGTCTCCGCCATGGCAGCCGCGCTGATCGAGATCTGGATCGGCAGCTTCATTCAGGATTTAACGACGCATGCGCAGAATGGGGCAGGACAGCTCGTCATGCCCATCGTATTCACCGTATTTGCCGTCATCCTGATCGGCGTTCCCGCGAAATATTTTATGGCGTTCGGTGTGGAGCGCAGCAGCGCCATGGCCGTTAGAGATATTCGCAATCATCTGATGAACCATATCGGGAGGCTGCCTGTTCATTATATCGAGAAGCAGCATTCGGGGGATGTGCTGTCGCGGTCGAGCAATGACCTGCAGGTGATCCAACAATTCATGAGTCGAGATTTGGCGCAATGGTTTTACCATCCGCTCTTGTTTATCGGCTGCTTCACCTATCTGATCTGGATTCAGTGGCAGCTCGTATTGTTCAGCCTCCTGCTGCTTCCCATCTCCCTGCTTGTCTCGCACTGGGTCGGCAAACAAATGCAGCGACTGACGGAAGAGGCGCAGCAGCATATGGGGCAGATGAACGCAATTACGCAGGATACGCTGGGCGGGATGCCGATTGTAAAAAGCTATCTGCTCTCGGGAATGCTGCTGCGTTCGTACAAGTCGTTGCTGCAATTGACGCTGCTCAAGAAGCTGGCCGTGCGAAAACGGGAGGCCTGGGTTGACCCGCTCTTGTTCTCGCTGATGCTCAGTCCGATTATATTTGCGGTGATCTATGGCAGCTACCTCATATCGATCGGCAAGTTCGGCGCGGGAGAATTAATCGCCTTTCTCTACCTGCTTAATCTATGTCTGGAGCCGCTGGATCACATCCCGACGCTGATTACGAATACCTTCCAAATGACCGGGGCGCTCAAGAGGGTGGCCGAAATGCTGAGGCAGCCTGCCGAAAATCTGGAGGGGCATTCGATAGCAAGAACGGGTGACGCGCCCGTCGTATTTGATAACGTGACGTTCGCTTATGATAACAAGGCTCCTGTGCTGCGAAATCTCAGCTTTACGGTAACAGAAGGGAAAACCATTGCGCTGGTTGGAGCGAGCGGCGGGGGCAAGAGCACGGTGTTTAAGCTCCTGTGCGGATTCTACCCCTTGCCCGCCGACCAGGGGACGATCCGAATCTTCGGCCAGCCGATCCAGGACAGCAACCCGAATGAGCTTCGCGCTTGTTTTTCGGTGGTGACCCAGGATGCGTATTTGTTCAGCGGCACGATTGCCGATAATATTGCTTACGGACGGGAGAATGCAACGATGGACGAGGTGATTGAAGCGGCGAAGCAGGCCAATGCGCATTCGTTTATTATGGAGCTTCCCGGCGGGTATCAGGCGGATGTAGGAGAGAGGGGAGGGCTTCTATCCGGGGGACAACGCCAGCGGATTACGATTGCCCGCGCATTCCTCAAGGATGCGCCGATTCTGCTCCTGGACGAGCCGACCTCCGCGCTGGATACCGCCTCTGAATTATACGTTCAGGAAGCGCTGAATGTGCTCATGAAGGACCGAACAACGATTGTGATCGCGCACCGGCTGTCCACCATCGAGAAGGCGGATGAAATTCTCGTCCTGGAGCAGGGGGAAATTGCAGAAGCGGGCCATCATGAGGAGCTGCTGACGTTGAATGGCCTGTATGCCCGATCGTACCATCAGGAATTTGCCACTGCCGCTGTGAAGAGCAGAAAGGTGGCCTTCTCATGA
- a CDS encoding ABC transporter ATP-binding protein produces MKVAHLISHAKELGHILSFMSKGSKIRYFTGISLSTTIQSLFLVSFSLVVQGLVDFAVTQDTSLMYRAILILAGSLFLVNFVAPGFSYMFRSSVERTMADIRERLFVKLCKLRPSYLEQTHNGDILSRMNNDVTTLEVTYTGVYFVLLLQFVFGVGSLVTMFVIHWPFACASLAILLISFAISARFIRQIRLLSEQSLKLLARMTEKFSDFIGGIQLVKLFHIQPIYAQYASLNEQVTSVATQTARKNGMLSAVNHFVSYVTFCGIIATGSLFYTYGLIGMGTVAALAVLQINLTHAIMNLGTVLSMAQNSLAGAQRLQQLLDEQEEPEHIGAPLENEASRKTSSSPAMVELQRVDFSYSSGKKVLNEVSLRVAPGQIAAIVGSSGSGKSTLIKLLLGFYPIDSGALLIQGKPLGQYTLDELRACIAYVPQDAFLFSGTIEENIRYGNPQATEEEIIAAAKAAYAHHFIEELPERYQTQVGERGKSLSGGQRQRIAIARALLKNAPILLLDEATSALDSESEYWVQQALDQLMEGRTTILIAHQLSTVERADLIMVMSEGTVVEQGTYRELLEQGGHFATLYGSMEASSRG; encoded by the coding sequence ATGAAAGTAGCTCACTTGATCTCCCATGCGAAGGAACTGGGTCACATCCTGAGCTTTATGAGCAAAGGAAGCAAAATTCGTTATTTCACCGGGATTAGTCTAAGCACGACTATTCAAAGCTTGTTTCTGGTCTCCTTCAGCCTGGTCGTTCAGGGTCTGGTGGATTTCGCGGTGACGCAGGATACTTCGCTGATGTATCGTGCTATATTGATCCTGGCTGGCTCGCTGTTTCTCGTGAATTTCGTCGCTCCGGGCTTCTCCTATATGTTCCGCAGCAGCGTGGAGCGGACGATGGCAGATATACGGGAGCGTCTGTTTGTCAAGCTCTGCAAGCTGCGACCGAGCTATCTGGAGCAGACGCATAACGGGGACATCCTCTCGCGGATGAACAACGACGTGACGACCTTGGAGGTGACGTACACCGGCGTATATTTCGTACTGCTGCTGCAGTTCGTATTCGGTGTGGGCTCGCTCGTGACGATGTTTGTCATTCATTGGCCGTTTGCGTGCGCTTCGCTTGCCATCCTGCTGATCTCGTTTGCGATCAGCGCAAGGTTTATCCGGCAGATCCGCCTCCTCTCCGAGCAGTCGCTCAAGCTGCTGGCGCGGATGACGGAGAAATTCTCCGACTTTATCGGCGGAATACAGCTTGTCAAATTATTTCATATCCAGCCGATCTATGCGCAGTACGCAAGCCTGAATGAACAAGTCACGAGCGTCGCTACACAAACCGCCAGGAAAAATGGCATGCTGTCCGCCGTGAATCACTTTGTAAGCTATGTGACCTTCTGCGGAATCATTGCCACGGGCAGTCTGTTCTATACGTATGGTCTGATTGGGATGGGAACCGTAGCAGCGCTGGCCGTGCTGCAAATTAATCTGACTCACGCCATAATGAATCTGGGGACGGTCCTGTCGATGGCGCAGAACTCGTTGGCCGGTGCGCAGCGCCTGCAGCAGCTATTGGACGAGCAGGAGGAGCCGGAGCATATCGGAGCCCCGCTAGAGAATGAGGCTTCGCGGAAGACCTCCTCCTCGCCTGCCATGGTGGAGCTGCAGCGCGTAGATTTTTCCTATTCGTCAGGCAAGAAGGTTCTGAATGAGGTCTCGTTGCGGGTCGCTCCAGGGCAGATCGCCGCGATCGTAGGCAGCAGCGGCAGCGGCAAGAGCACGCTGATCAAGCTGCTGCTAGGCTTCTACCCCATTGATAGCGGGGCGCTTCTCATTCAAGGCAAGCCGCTCGGACAGTATACCCTGGACGAGCTTCGGGCGTGTATCGCCTATGTGCCGCAGGATGCCTTCCTGTTCAGCGGTACGATCGAAGAGAACATTCGTTATGGCAATCCGCAAGCGACCGAGGAGGAGATTATTGCGGCGGCGAAGGCGGCATATGCGCATCATTTTATTGAGGAGCTGCCCGAGCGGTACCAGACGCAGGTGGGGGAGCGCGGGAAGTCGTTGTCAGGCGGTCAGAGACAGCGGATTGCCATCGCTCGCGCATTGCTCAAGAACGCTCCGATCTTGCTGCTGGATGAGGCCACGTCTGCCCTGGATTCCGAGTCGGAATATTGGGTGCAGCAGGCGCTCGACCAATTGATGGAGGGCCGCACGACGATTCTGATCGCCCATCAGCTCAGCACCGTGGAGAGAGCGGATCTGATCATGGTCATGAGTGAGGGAACCGTGGTCGAACAAGGCACGTACCGGGAGCTGCTCGAACAGGGGGGCCACTTCGCGACATTATACGGTAGTATGGAAGCGAGCAGCAGGGGGTGA
- a CDS encoding carbohydrate ABC transporter permease, translating into MPDRKLTVSKVILGLILTVVTLTMFVPIVNLLARSLSHPDKVYLLHGYEIWPRGFSFINYQVVLGNPIVGKALLNSLFITIVGTCFSLFLTTIAAYVLTRKQLAFKTPIMIFLIIIMIFEPGIVQEYMVVKDIHLLDSLWAMVLYRMINVYYLIIMMRFLEQIPDSLLEAGKIDGAGHMTLFVRIVLPLARIPLLTIGMFYAIAKWNEFFKSSIFLSSRDNTVLQVLLRQFVVERDTTTLVGAADLLKNNNIAQLDFSSLKAATIIIAMIPILMLYPIILKYYTKGVMDGGVKE; encoded by the coding sequence ATGCCGGATCGAAAGCTGACCGTCTCCAAGGTGATCCTGGGCCTGATCCTGACGGTCGTCACGCTCACGATGTTCGTACCGATCGTCAATCTGCTCGCCCGGTCGCTGTCGCATCCCGACAAGGTGTACCTGCTGCACGGGTATGAAATTTGGCCGCGGGGATTCTCTTTCATTAACTATCAGGTCGTTCTCGGCAATCCGATTGTAGGGAAGGCGCTGCTGAACTCGCTATTCATCACCATTGTGGGCACGTGTTTCAGTCTCTTTCTAACCACTATTGCCGCTTATGTGCTGACCCGCAAGCAGTTGGCCTTCAAGACGCCGATCATGATTTTCCTCATCATCATTATGATCTTCGAGCCTGGGATCGTGCAGGAATATATGGTCGTCAAGGATATCCATCTGCTCGACAGCCTCTGGGCGATGGTGCTCTACCGGATGATCAACGTCTATTACCTGATCATCATGATGCGGTTCCTGGAGCAGATTCCAGACTCGCTGCTTGAGGCGGGCAAGATCGACGGAGCGGGGCATATGACCTTATTCGTCCGCATCGTCTTACCGCTCGCTCGTATTCCGCTGCTGACCATCGGGATGTTCTATGCGATAGCGAAGTGGAATGAATTTTTCAAATCAAGCATTTTCCTGTCCAGTCGGGACAATACAGTGCTCCAAGTGCTGCTAAGACAGTTCGTGGTCGAACGGGATACGACGACGCTCGTCGGTGCCGCGGATCTATTGAAAAATAATAACATTGCCCAGCTCGACTTCTCATCCTTGAAAGCGGCTACAATCATCATTGCGATGATCCCGATTCTGATGCTGTATCCGATCATCCTGAAGTACTATACCAAGGGCGTTATGGATGGCGGCGTCAAGGAGTAA
- a CDS encoding ABC transporter permease, giving the protein MKRMWSDKVLYLMLLPCMIYFVLLHVWPIIGMKLAFYDYRILGDNEYVGLKYFKELFSTPVFGHVLQNTLIISAMKMVLIFPLPICFALMLNEFANGKFRKSVQVVAYLPHFLSWVVIAGIWFEFLSPSTGAVNELMKALGMAPKDFLTDKDSIRWVLLASEAWRSIGWDSIIYLAAIMGISPSLYEAAYVDGASRWHIVTRIVLPHLYVPMVTIFILNVGFIMNAGLDQVLNFTNDSVNSQIDIIDTYVYRVGLINGQYSFATAANLFKSLIGVVLVLSTHFISKKLTSKGAW; this is encoded by the coding sequence ATGAAGCGAATGTGGTCAGATAAAGTTCTATATCTCATGCTGCTGCCTTGCATGATCTATTTCGTGCTGTTGCATGTCTGGCCGATTATCGGGATGAAGCTGGCCTTTTACGATTACCGCATTCTCGGCGATAACGAGTATGTTGGGCTCAAATATTTTAAGGAGCTGTTCAGTACGCCGGTTTTCGGTCATGTATTGCAGAACACCCTTATTATTAGCGCTATGAAGATGGTTCTGATCTTCCCTCTGCCGATCTGCTTTGCCTTAATGCTGAATGAATTCGCCAACGGGAAATTCCGCAAGTCGGTGCAGGTCGTGGCGTATCTGCCGCATTTCCTGTCCTGGGTAGTGATCGCGGGCATCTGGTTCGAGTTTCTGTCCCCATCGACCGGAGCAGTTAATGAATTGATGAAAGCGCTTGGCATGGCGCCGAAGGACTTTCTCACCGACAAGGACAGTATCCGCTGGGTGCTGCTCGCGAGTGAAGCATGGCGCAGTATCGGTTGGGATTCGATCATCTATCTGGCCGCTATCATGGGCATCAGTCCGAGTCTGTATGAAGCCGCTTACGTTGACGGTGCAAGCCGGTGGCATATCGTGACACGCATCGTGCTGCCGCATCTGTATGTGCCGATGGTGACGATATTTATCCTCAATGTGGGCTTCATCATGAACGCCGGACTCGATCAAGTGCTCAACTTCACGAACGATTCCGTCAACAGCCAGATCGATATTATCGATACGTATGTGTATCGGGTGGGTCTGATTAATGGACAATACTCATTTGCTACCGCGGCCAACCTGTTCAAGAGCTTAATTGGCGTCGTACTGGTGCTGTCTACCCATTTTATCTCGAAGAAATTAACGTCCAAAGGGGCATGGTAG
- a CDS encoding DUF4387 domain-containing protein yields the protein MKLYDAATVLRSKNSGPFEITLDVLFSDPDIYYKLKQQELINKELVSRLYHIPEDRITHIVFYDQALGFKITFSRTVSSGTFLDRDVYGAQQHAPLMELEVEL from the coding sequence ATGAAGCTCTATGACGCAGCAACCGTATTGCGGAGCAAGAACAGCGGCCCATTCGAAATTACGCTCGACGTGCTGTTCAGCGACCCCGACATCTATTACAAGCTCAAGCAGCAAGAACTTATCAATAAGGAACTTGTATCCCGGTTATATCATATCCCGGAGGATCGTATTACACATATCGTCTTTTATGACCAGGCGCTCGGCTTTAAGATTACATTCTCACGCACAGTATCCTCCGGCACCTTCCTGGATCGCGACGTGTACGGAGCCCAGCAGCACGCGCCGCTGATGGAGCTGGAAGTGGAGCTGTGA
- a CDS encoding FadR/GntR family transcriptional regulator has product MSIKKIKYHRVYEDVIEQIEHLILEGNLAPGDVLPTERELATAFGISRGTLREAFRILEREGLIEARPGGGRFLSRNISKAEDQKRMLENIERATIIELLEAREIFETGIVELAVKRATRQDIAEIESALERWGKIDIDSDDPGNPDQAFHLSIAKATHNVVLVNLIELHMDLLQKTATKTVDIPGRRAEVYTEHLRILQAIKEKDAQKAKEALLHHIGQVKQNIMLNKAGSNG; this is encoded by the coding sequence ATGTCAATTAAGAAGATTAAGTATCATCGGGTATACGAGGATGTTATTGAGCAGATCGAGCATCTGATCCTCGAGGGGAACCTCGCTCCAGGCGATGTGCTGCCTACGGAGAGAGAGCTGGCTACGGCGTTCGGCATCAGCCGCGGCACTCTGCGGGAAGCGTTCCGTATACTGGAGCGGGAAGGGCTGATCGAGGCACGCCCTGGCGGCGGACGCTTCCTCAGCAGAAATATAAGCAAAGCCGAGGATCAGAAGCGCATGCTTGAGAATATCGAGCGGGCGACGATTATCGAGCTGCTGGAGGCACGGGAAATATTCGAAACCGGCATTGTCGAGCTGGCAGTGAAACGGGCGACCCGGCAGGACATCGCCGAGATTGAAAGCGCTCTCGAACGCTGGGGCAAGATCGACATCGACTCGGACGATCCGGGCAATCCAGATCAGGCGTTCCATCTCTCAATCGCCAAGGCGACCCATAACGTGGTATTGGTTAACTTGATTGAGCTGCATATGGATCTTCTGCAGAAGACGGCAACGAAGACCGTGGATATTCCCGGACGCCGAGCGGAGGTGTACACAGAGCATTTGCGCATTCTCCAGGCGATCAAAGAGAAAGATGCGCAGAAGGCAAAGGAAGCGTTGCTGCATCATATCGGCCAGGTCAAGCAAAACATTATGTTGAACAAAGCAGGATCAAATGGATGA
- a CDS encoding AraC family transcriptional regulator, protein MKREYNLNKNFPLHISRWMPSIYLEPFHWHTSFEVGYCLEGEGLFYFEDKKYDIHTGDVFVVSHMEKHRAQSDPLKPCQFHFLKFEGSLIDGGDNELLAPFFMKSKYVVNKIDGGSQVAVQIGRLLRDIWNEVQGQDRAHTSMIRGLLTQVCAHLFRHYANEIPMEEWNRSLHAYKKLQPALGVIHHQYHEHIQLKHIAASLSLSPSRAYHLFKETMGEGFKEYLTKVRIHESKKKLSDPNISITEVYLSCGFQGHASFYRSFKQIVGMTPKEFRNDMLTSYP, encoded by the coding sequence ATGAAGCGAGAATATAACTTGAATAAAAATTTCCCCCTTCATATTTCACGCTGGATGCCCAGTATTTATCTCGAACCGTTCCATTGGCACACTTCATTTGAGGTGGGCTATTGCCTTGAGGGGGAAGGGCTGTTTTACTTTGAGGACAAAAAGTATGACATTCATACAGGCGATGTGTTTGTCGTCAGCCATATGGAAAAGCACCGTGCGCAATCCGACCCGTTGAAGCCATGTCAATTTCACTTCTTGAAATTTGAAGGCTCGCTAATCGATGGCGGAGATAACGAGCTGCTGGCTCCATTCTTCATGAAGTCCAAGTATGTTGTGAACAAAATCGATGGAGGCTCGCAGGTGGCTGTACAAATTGGCAGACTGCTTCGAGACATCTGGAATGAGGTTCAGGGGCAGGATCGAGCGCATACGAGTATGATTCGAGGCTTGTTAACCCAAGTGTGCGCACATCTGTTTCGTCATTATGCCAATGAAATACCAATGGAGGAGTGGAATCGCTCGCTGCACGCCTATAAGAAATTGCAGCCGGCTCTTGGGGTGATCCATCATCAATATCATGAGCATATTCAGCTCAAGCATATTGCCGCTAGCTTATCCTTGAGCCCATCGCGGGCGTATCATCTATTCAAGGAAACGATGGGAGAGGGCTTCAAGGAATATCTGACGAAGGTCCGCATTCATGAGTCCAAGAAAAAGTTGAGCGACCCCAATATATCGATTACCGAGGTGTACTTGTCTTGCGGCTTTCAAGGCCATGCTTCCTTTTACAGATCCTTCAAGCAGATTGTGGGCATGACTCCCAAGGAATTCAGAAACGATATGCTTACTTCGTATCCATAG
- a CDS encoding extracellular solute-binding protein — MRKIAITMTAVLMLLTTACSSGSTKEPADGGQGSTAPDQPVTITIVDKDLTQDDLLIKGIEDGMKAEGKNVKLEVVPVQSGTYSEKLGLLLQSGNIPDLIYFQGGDYQFAITQEILEDLTPYIESSTNVKAAMNPYNQERTKNYPYLVWLSPTSNSVPVVRQDWLDKTASGKELLANPTIDNYYTFLKEVKEKNGAQFAYTTSGTLDELDSTFGQAFGLTSTWMKGADGSYEFGKTTSFEKEKLEFYAKLYKEGLLDPEFLTKKWDTKEKAFYDGQAAVIAGTQGKVIHIYNSKATSQNGASAQITPLPPAKGKAQGYTPIDVSKESRGFAIAKTSKNKEMAFAVLEFLASPKGQMLDKLGVEGEQYQIVDGKIKLTDKAAEWYARFVESTVSFKPDKEFDPSTPYLSEPAVKSLEMMASMSTKDNSFIIPAELASKWDACTALYKEFAANVVTGKKTTADFDQFVEEWNAAGGKELTEYANQIIK, encoded by the coding sequence ATGAGAAAAATCGCTATCACCATGACCGCCGTCCTGATGCTGTTGACCACGGCTTGCAGCTCCGGCAGCACCAAGGAACCCGCCGATGGGGGGCAGGGCTCGACGGCGCCAGACCAGCCTGTGACGATTACGATCGTCGACAAGGACTTAACGCAGGACGATCTGTTGATCAAGGGCATCGAAGACGGAATGAAGGCCGAAGGGAAAAATGTGAAGCTGGAGGTCGTTCCGGTGCAGAGCGGCACCTATTCCGAGAAGCTGGGTCTGCTGCTGCAAAGCGGCAACATCCCGGATCTGATCTACTTCCAGGGCGGCGACTATCAGTTCGCCATCACGCAAGAAATTCTCGAAGACCTGACGCCGTACATTGAGAGCTCCACGAACGTCAAGGCGGCGATGAACCCGTACAACCAGGAAAGAACGAAGAACTATCCGTATCTCGTCTGGCTGTCGCCAACCAGCAATTCCGTACCTGTCGTCCGCCAGGATTGGCTCGATAAGACAGCCTCAGGCAAGGAGCTGCTCGCGAATCCGACGATCGATAACTACTATACCTTCTTGAAGGAGGTCAAGGAGAAGAACGGTGCTCAGTTCGCCTACACGACCTCGGGCACACTGGATGAGCTGGATTCCACCTTCGGTCAGGCCTTCGGTCTCACCTCCACCTGGATGAAGGGTGCGGACGGCAGCTACGAATTCGGCAAAACCACTTCGTTTGAGAAGGAGAAGCTCGAATTTTACGCCAAGCTGTACAAAGAAGGACTGCTTGATCCAGAGTTTCTGACGAAAAAATGGGATACGAAAGAAAAAGCATTCTATGACGGTCAAGCGGCAGTCATCGCGGGAACGCAGGGTAAAGTCATCCACATCTACAATTCCAAAGCGACCTCTCAGAACGGTGCGAGCGCGCAGATTACACCGCTGCCGCCAGCCAAGGGCAAGGCGCAGGGCTATACGCCGATTGATGTCAGCAAGGAAAGCCGCGGGTTCGCCATCGCCAAGACGTCGAAGAACAAGGAAATGGCGTTTGCCGTGCTGGAATTCCTGGCGAGCCCCAAAGGGCAAATGCTCGACAAGCTCGGCGTTGAAGGCGAGCAATACCAAATCGTGGACGGCAAAATTAAACTGACGGATAAGGCAGCCGAATGGTATGCACGCTTTGTCGAATCAACCGTCAGCTTCAAGCCGGACAAGGAGTTCGATCCATCGACACCTTACTTGTCCGAGCCAGCGGTCAAGTCGCTGGAGATGATGGCATCGATGTCGACCAAGGACAACAGCTTCATTATCCCGGCCGAGCTGGCTTCCAAGTGGGATGCCTGTACCGCGCTGTATAAGGAGTTTGCGGCGAACGTCGTCACCGGCAAGAAAACGACGGCTGATTTTGATCAATTCGTGGAGGAATGGAACGCTGCGGGCGGCAAGGAATTAACCGAGTATGCGAATCAAATCATCAAGTAG
- a CDS encoding acyclic terpene utilization AtuA family protein: MLKESFRILAPCGMLGYGFPKASFMKGMELKPDAIVVDAGSTDAGPHKLGAGTAIVSRQACKKDLEIMITEGVKAGIPVIIGSAGGSGARVHVEWTQSIVMDILQERGIGGIKLAMIWADIPHEVVEAKQQAGQCEPLGLSVAPLTPERLQATSGIVAQMGHEPIMEALAAGADIIICGRAYDPSPFAAVAMFHGYDAALAYHLGKILECAALSAEPGTTKDCMLGTLKNDSFIVQPLSDARRCTAVSVAAHTFYEKEHPYLLHGPGLVLNLEECQFTELGDGSVEVSGSKMELTPVYKIKLEGAMKVAYRTFVVAGVRDPLLIARIEEVEELVKQQVQSDYHEVPQDDYRIHFINYGLNGVLGELEPRRTPAHELGVVLEVVAKTQELANAICSSLRSTFLHYGYEGRKATAGNLAFPFAPSDVPFGAVYEFSVYHLMEVTDGLEMFPIDYIEVKP, from the coding sequence ATGCTCAAAGAGTCATTCCGAATATTGGCCCCTTGCGGCATGCTGGGGTACGGTTTTCCTAAAGCATCCTTTATGAAAGGGATGGAGCTTAAGCCGGATGCGATCGTCGTTGATGCCGGGTCTACAGATGCGGGCCCTCACAAGCTGGGCGCAGGCACGGCAATTGTCAGCAGGCAGGCCTGCAAGAAGGATCTTGAGATCATGATTACCGAGGGCGTCAAGGCGGGTATCCCCGTTATTATCGGGTCTGCAGGAGGCAGCGGCGCCAGGGTGCATGTCGAATGGACGCAGTCCATCGTCATGGACATTCTGCAGGAGCGCGGCATCGGCGGCATCAAGCTCGCCATGATCTGGGCGGACATCCCCCATGAGGTGGTGGAGGCGAAGCAGCAGGCCGGCCAGTGCGAGCCGCTTGGCCTGTCCGTTGCGCCGCTGACCCCAGAGCGGCTGCAGGCGACGAGCGGTATCGTGGCGCAGATGGGCCACGAGCCCATTATGGAAGCGCTCGCCGCGGGTGCCGACATCATCATCTGCGGACGCGCTTATGATCCGTCGCCGTTCGCGGCTGTGGCGATGTTCCACGGCTATGATGCGGCCCTCGCGTATCATCTTGGCAAAATTCTCGAATGCGCCGCATTATCAGCGGAGCCGGGAACGACCAAGGACTGCATGCTCGGCACGCTGAAGAACGATTCATTCATCGTGCAGCCGCTTAGCGACGCGCGCCGCTGCACGGCGGTATCGGTCGCGGCCCATACGTTCTATGAGAAGGAGCATCCGTACCTTCTGCACGGGCCGGGACTGGTGCTGAACCTGGAAGAATGCCAGTTCACCGAGCTCGGCGATGGCAGCGTCGAGGTGAGCGGCAGCAAGATGGAGCTGACGCCGGTGTACAAGATCAAGCTGGAAGGGGCGATGAAGGTTGCCTACCGGACATTCGTCGTCGCCGGCGTGCGCGACCCGCTCTTGATTGCCCGCATTGAAGAGGTGGAGGAGCTGGTGAAGCAACAGGTGCAGAGCGATTACCATGAGGTACCGCAAGACGATTACCGGATTCACTTCATTAACTATGGCTTGAACGGTGTACTCGGCGAGCTGGAGCCTCGGCGTACACCCGCCCATGAGCTGGGTGTCGTCCTGGAGGTCGTCGCGAAGACGCAGGAGCTGGCGAACGCAATCTGCAGCTCGCTCCGGTCGACCTTCTTGCATTACGGCTATGAAGGGCGCAAGGCGACGGCGGGCAATCTGGCATTCCCGTTCGCCCCGAGCGACGTGCCGTTCGGCGCAGTGTACGAATTTTCCGTCTATCACTTGATGGAGGTCACAGACGGGCTGGAGATGTTCCCTATCGACTATATCGAGGTGAAGCCATGA
- a CDS encoding GNAT family N-acetyltransferase: MFKNVEELTLHAWPSLQTMTLDGWLLRFANGCTKRANSISPLYEGKENVKEKIEECEAIYKENGLATIFKITPFTHPANLDALLEERHYVIHERSSVKIRGLNHVEKPSNDSISIDAELTNRWLELFSRFSSLDDQQSRDQERIISNILSKKAFFILYQHEIPVACGFGVVTRGYFGLYHIVTEEKYRNQGYGKQLILNMLSWARDQGIATCYLQVVKHNFPAVKLYQRLGFQEIYEYWYRIKKND; the protein is encoded by the coding sequence ATGTTTAAAAATGTAGAAGAATTAACGCTTCACGCCTGGCCCTCCCTGCAAACCATGACGTTGGATGGATGGCTACTTCGCTTTGCGAATGGATGTACAAAAAGAGCGAATTCTATCAGCCCGCTATATGAGGGGAAAGAGAATGTGAAAGAGAAAATTGAGGAATGTGAGGCGATATACAAGGAAAATGGCTTGGCAACAATATTCAAGATCACGCCTTTTACGCATCCCGCCAATCTGGATGCCTTGTTGGAAGAACGTCACTATGTGATCCACGAACGGTCAAGTGTAAAAATTCGAGGGCTGAACCACGTGGAGAAGCCTAGTAACGATTCCATCTCTATTGATGCAGAGCTTACAAATCGGTGGCTAGAGCTGTTCAGCAGGTTCTCCAGCCTCGATGATCAGCAATCTCGCGATCAAGAAAGGATCATTAGTAATATTCTAAGCAAGAAAGCGTTCTTTATATTATATCAACACGAGATTCCTGTTGCTTGCGGATTTGGGGTGGTGACCCGTGGTTATTTTGGATTGTATCATATCGTCACCGAAGAGAAGTATAGAAATCAAGGGTACGGAAAACAGTTGATTTTAAATATGTTGAGTTGGGCGCGAGATCAGGGGATCGCAACGTGTTATCTTCAGGTCGTAAAGCATAATTTTCCAGCCGTAAAATTGTATCAGCGTTTGGGCTTCCAAGAAATTTATGAGTATTGGTATCGAATAAAGAAGAACGACTGA